The Coffea eugenioides isolate CCC68of chromosome 8, Ceug_1.0, whole genome shotgun sequence genome has a segment encoding these proteins:
- the LOC113780726 gene encoding uncharacterized protein LOC113780726 gives MANTQTLRELAAPELTHQPLCITFPALAENTAFELKSGLIQLLPSFHGLSGEEPHKHVKEFEVVCSSMKPLGITEEQIRLRTFPFSLKDAAKDWLYYLPAGSITTWAQLKKKFLEKFFPASRAASLRKEICGIKQYPGESLYEYWERFNKLCTRCPQHQISEQLLIQYFYEGLQSTDRSIIDAASVGALANKTPREAWELIEAMAENSQQFGSRESNPPRRVNEVETSSLQQQLSELTSVVRQLAMRDAPRAKMCGICTSMDHCTDSCPILQEDGAEQVNMVGGVPAPRRQYDPYSNTYNPGWRDHPNLSYGNRQQNAFPNRPPGFHQPWQPKSQPSSSNSGSSLEDLVKNLATTTTNLATTTTQLQQEIRSLAANTAQLQQDTKADKKDQDIRISQLAIAINRLESHVYGKLPSQPEINPRNVSAMTLRSGKELEGPKVESSKSKSEEEIEKEIEEEGRIRKDPKVTFTSPPTIKSNLPLFPCMLEKTKRAEKEKEILDVFRKVQVNIPLLDAIKQVPKYAKFLKDLCVNKRKLRGDERVMVGENVSAVLQRKLPPKCGDPGMSEIHHLRKANEFGVESADRLGAI, from the coding sequence ATGGCCAACACCCAAACATTGAGGGAACTGGCTGCTCCGGAGCTGACTCACCAGCCCTTATGCATCACATTCCCCGCTTTGGCTGAGAATACTGCTTTTGAACTGAAGTCGGGATTGATTCAACTCTTACCCTCTTTCCATGGTCTCTCTGGCGAAGAACCCCACAAGCACGTAAAGGAGTTCGAGGTGGTCTGCTCTAGTATGAAACCTCTTGGGATCACTGAAGAGCAAATTAGACTGAGAACCTTCCCGTTCTCTCTCAAAGATGCAGCTAAAGATTGGCTGTACTACCTACCAGCAGGTAGTATTACCACGTGGGCGCagctgaaaaagaaattcttggaaaaattcttccctgcatCCCGGGCTGCGAGTTTGAGGAAGGAGATCTGCGGCATTAAACAATACCCCGGTGAGTCCTTGTACGAATACTGGGAAAGGTTTaacaagttgtgcactagatgcccgcagcatcaaattagtgagcAACTGTTAATCCAATACTTCTACGAAGGGCTCCAATCAACCGATAGGAGTATCATCGACGCTGCAAGTGTGGGAGCACTGGCAAACAAGACACCAAGGGAAGCGTGGGAGCTCATCGAAGCCATGGCAGAGAACTCCCAGCAATTTGGCTCCCGTGAGAGCAACCCTCCCCGTAGAGTCAACGAGGTAGAGACTTCATCCTTACAGCAGCAACTGTCAGAATTGACGTCAGTTGTTAGGCAATTAGCCATGAGAGACGCACCCCGAGCGAAGATGTGTGGAATATGCACTAGCATGGACCATTGCACAGACTCGTGCCCCATTTTGCAAGAGGACGGGGCGGAACAGGTAAACATGGTCGGAGGCGTGCCTGCGCCCCGCAGGCAGTACGACCCATACTCCAATACGTACAATCCGGGTTGGAGGGACCATCCCAATCTCAGTTATGGGAACAGGCAACAAAATGCATTTCCAaatcgtccaccaggattcCACCAGCCATGGCAACCAAAATCGCAACCTTCGTCCTCCAACTCAGGAAGTTCTCTGGAGGACCTAGTCAAAAACCTGGCCACGACTACTACCAACCTGGCCACGACTACTACCCAGCTTCAACAGGAGATCAGATCCTTAGCCGCGAATACCGCGCAGCTCCAGCAGGACACCAAAGCTGACAAGAAGGACCAAGACATTCGAATAAGCCAACTGGCAATTGCCATCAACCGCTTGGAGTCCCACGTTTATGGGAAACTGCCATCGCAACCCGAGATAAATCCCaggaatgtaagtgccatgacgctgaggagtggcaaggaactGGAAGGGCCTAAAGTGGAAAgttcaaaaagcaaaagtgaagagGAGATAGAGAAGGAAATCGAAGAGGAAGGGCGTATTCGCAAGGATCCTAAGGTAACATTCACTTCTCCGCCCACTATTAAATCTAACTTACCTCTTTTTCCTTGCATGTTGGAAAAGACAAAGAGggcagagaaggaaaaagaaatcctgGATGTGTTCCGcaaagttcaagtaaacatcCCCCTATTGGACGCGATCAAGCAGGTACCCAAGTAcgcaaagttcttgaaagacttgtgcgttaacaaaagaaagctaaggggTGATGAAAGAGTGATGGTGGGAGAGAATGTATCAGCTGTACTTCAGAGGAAACTCCCACCCAAatgcggagatccag